A window of Halobacillus naozhouensis genomic DNA:
TATAGAAGGATATTGATCCGCAAGCCAAGCGGGGAAGGTTGCAGTCGGAGTCCCGAACATCACATCCAATCCATTCTCTTTCAAGGATTCAATCACCGTATCAAAATATGAAAAATCAAATTCTCCCTCTTTACTTTCCATCAGGTGCCAGGCAAACTCTCCGATACGTACGATATTGGCCCCCATCTCTTTGATTCCTTGAATATCTTCTTTCATCATGTCCTTTGGCCAGTGTTCCGGATAATAATCTACTCCAAGATATGGCATCTTACAAACCTCCCAGTTGGATCGTTAAATTCCACGAGTATGTTCCTCGTGGAGAAATTTTTGATACCTTATTGATCTTATTTGCTACATATACATCATCATACATCCCCGTACAGGGCTCTAAAGCAAAATTATAATCACCGCGATAGCCTCCCTGCGTCTTCCATACTCCTAAGTACGGCACTTTATCTGGAGGGAAGGTATACGTTAACGTCCTTCTAATGTCGTGCTGAATAGCCTGACACCACCCCTGGCTTACCATTTGTGTAAAATAAAACTTCTCAATATTGTTCGCAGCCTCGTCTTCCATTTTCGATAAATCGATGGAGTCACCTGTTCGCTTTGATTGAGTTATGGGATACCTATGGATAGTTCCCCACTGTCCAAGGTGGCCAGAGGCTTGTTCAACATTTATGACTTCATTCATATCCGATGGCACGCGAATGGTTGTAGCACGGTTCATGTTCAGCAGGGAATGGGCCGCCCAAATAAAAGGAAATGGTTGGCTGGACAAATTAAAGGCTTGATAGTTTAGTTCGACACGGTCCGCCTTCAGATACACTTGTTTTTTTAATCGATACGGAAAAAACGGGCTAGCCACTTCTAAATCCAGTCCGTACGATCGTTCCGTTACCTGCCAGGGCATCGCCCATACTTCCCCATGATCAGGAATGCGCGAAAAATCATGCGGGTGCGGTCCCTCATCTATTCCAGGGAACATTTCATCAAACCCACTGGAATCAAAATTAGAAAAATCTTGTCCGTAGGCAGGAACTGTCATCTTCTCTACCTCTGTTTGATATAGCCATTCATAGTTTGCTTTTTTATCAAACAAACTAGCCATTTTACCCCCATAAGAAGGCAGGATCGTACACCTAATGTGTTCATTTTCCAAAATAATAGACTCTATCCCTTTAAAAGTGGAATACGTGATCATTAAGACCTCTCCTACAACGCAAATTACAATACCCCTCTTAGAAAACGCCGGAACCCTTCCTGCCCTTCTTCCGTTCGTTTGAATACGCCGGCATGTTCTAATACCGTTGAGAACGTCCTTCCAATTTCCTCTTGTACTAGTTGCTTTATATTTTGTTCGTTC
This region includes:
- a CDS encoding DUF5107 domain-containing protein, with product MITYSTFKGIESIILENEHIRCTILPSYGGKMASLFDKKANYEWLYQTEVEKMTVPAYGQDFSNFDSSGFDEMFPGIDEGPHPHDFSRIPDHGEVWAMPWQVTERSYGLDLEVASPFFPYRLKKQVYLKADRVELNYQAFNLSSQPFPFIWAAHSLLNMNRATTIRVPSDMNEVINVEQASGHLGQWGTIHRYPITQSKRTGDSIDLSKMEDEAANNIEKFYFTQMVSQGWCQAIQHDIRRTLTYTFPPDKVPYLGVWKTQGGYRGDYNFALEPCTGMYDDVYVANKINKVSKISPRGTYSWNLTIQLGGL